Part of the Notamacropus eugenii isolate mMacEug1 chromosome 5, mMacEug1.pri_v2, whole genome shotgun sequence genome is shown below.
AAGGGGTAAATGGTCAAGAATACAGGACTTTCAGACATTCCTCTGAGAGGATCAGAGCAGAATGGATTTTTTGAAATGTAAACATGGGACAAAATACATTTAACAATTGGAAAGGGCTAAATGGTGATGAAGTCTtgacattctaataggagaagagaCAAGTGTCCTTCTGTAACTCTGTCTTCAAGGATATGAGGGAACTATATGAGACAAACACAGGAATTATGTATTTGCTCAATTTGTTTGGTTTTCAGaataaatgaaaagggaaaataaatatactAGAGAACAAGTGAGAAATAAGAACTTAATTTCAGAAAAATGGGGCACACAAGAAGAATATAAAAAGTATAGAGGATTTAAGTATAAATGAATTATCAAATGTTAAATTCCTAGTCCTGATGTATTTGCAAGATAATtcaatcaaacttttaaagaaaaattagtatcaatacttcacaaattattttcaaaaattgagaaagcatCCTACTAGACTCCTTATGATGCAAACATGGTCCTAATGTTtaaatcaaggaaaaataaaatgcagaaggaaaactatagagtgatatcattaatgaatattgactcaAAAATGGTTAACAAAATCCTGTTAAACAGATGATAGTGACTTAGCCAAGAAACCAAtcattatgaccaagtgggatttataacAGGGATGCAAGgatagttcaacattaggaaaacaaaaaaacataattatattaaaaaccaaacaatACAAAGCCATATAATCATGTcaacagatgtagaaaaagccACAGGTAAAATGTAACATTTtttcatgttgaaaaaaatataaaaaacggATAGAGGGACCATTTTTAATATCATAAGAAACATCTCTCTAAAACTAAGAGCAAGTATCAGTCTATGGGAatacagttgttgttcagttgttttcttcagtcatgactctttgtgacctcatttggggttttcttgacaaggttactggagtggtttgccatttccttctccaactcattttacatatgaggcaattgaggcagttatgtgacttgcccagggtgacacatccattaagtgtctgagaccagatttgaatccaggaagatgagtcttcctaactccaggcctgacactctgtgcactgtgccacctagctgtcctttctCATTAAATatgagagtgaagcaaggataCTCACTCTCCACTATTATCTGATATAACTGTGGAAATGCTAACAACAGCaatatgacaagaaaaagaaattaatgcccaaagggctacaaaaatatgcacaaGCTTTGATTCAGtaatatcccttctaggactctatccccaagagatcacaaaaatgggaaagggttccacatgtatgaaagtatttatggcagctctctttgtggtggccaaaaactggaaatcaaggagatgcccatcaattggggaatggctgaataaattatggtatatgaatggaatagtattgtgctatgagaaatgattatcaagaagacttctgagaggcctgagaagacttatataaactgatgctgagtaaaaggagctgAACctgaagaactttgtacacagcaacaaccacaatgtgtgaggaatttttctggtagacttagtacttcattgcaatgcaagtacTTAAACAATTCCCAATGTtgtcaaggcaaaatgccttccacatccagagaaagaactatggaatttgataatagaatgaagcagaccattttcttttgtattatgttttgttttgttttatgatttctcccattctttttaattcttctatgtaacatgactaaggtgaaaatgtatttaataggaatatatgtgtagaacctatataatattgtatgctgtctcagggaaggaatggggaggTAAAAAAtttaaggaggggaaaaaaatctaagatatatggaagtgattgtagaactgaaaacaaataaaataataaaaaaaagaaaaagaaagtaaaggcaTTAAGAtagataaaaagtaaataaaactatCCCTTTTGCTGGTGATATGATGGAGTGCCTGGAAAATTCTAAGGAATCAATAAAGATACTTGATAGCTCTAGGAAGGTTGCAGGCTATTAAATAGATCGTCAAAAATCtgtagcatttctatataattatAACAGAACCCaagaagcaaaaacagaaagTGAAATGCTGTTCCAATTGTAGTTACAAACTACATAATATATCTGGGGATACCAAAGTACACAAAAAGACGTGTTTAGATTCAACTCCAAAGTGCtcattaaagtaatttttaaaactgaaggaatattcagtgctcatggctaggcTATGCCATCATTATAAAACTGACAGAGCTATCAAAGTTGATTCACACTTTtgatgctataccaatcaaattatcaagtgtatattttgtagaactggataaaatagtaacaaaatccaTTTGAAATATGTGATGTctagattatcaaggaaaatgtctGGATGAAGGGGAAATAGCACTCCCaaacctcaaactatattataaaacagcaggTGTGAAAAACATCTAATATTAGAAGATCCTGGGAAAATGGTAATGTAGGTCAGAAAATACCAGGCTCTCCAAATTTCCCCCCCAAACAAGGCAGAATGTCACATCGAAGTTAATGGAGAGGCAGAGGTAAATAAATTTGAGGTGAAGCAGTTGTCCTAAGACAACTTGAGAGAACCTCTAGAAAAGACTTGGAGGTTTGGTCTGGTTGAAGTGCAAACACTTCCAGGCAAACTCCATAGAATCAATAAACAACAAGCCCTGGGGGCGGCAGAAACTTTCACCTTATGGACAATGTGGGGGTTGGACAGCTGAGTAGGGAAAGATTAAATGacccttctctgtctctggatGCCAGACCCAGCTATGCTGACCAGAAGTCAACCTGACTgtggctgtgggcacttgcaaGAGAGGAATCCCTGGTTTTGGTACCAGAACAGAGTGGCAAACTAAAGTTTGCAGTCGCAAGAGGGACCATAGGGAGCAAAAGTGTTTGAGGGACCACATGGCTGGGGCTCTAGACATGCCTTGGGGGATGAGGGTGGTGGTGTCAGAGAAGTGATTGAGTGAGGTCGATTCCCTGGACAGAGCTCAGAAAATAGCACTAAGAAGGACCTGAAGCCTGGGGTACCACTTCCCCCATCTCACAAATAGAATCTGATTACAATAATAagctgttaaaaaataaaaataaaacaatatgaaaataagcaaacaaaggAGACAAAATTCAACCATTGACAGCCACTAGGAGGACAGGGAAGATCCGGATTCATATTCtaaggaagaaagtgaaaccAAAGTGCCATTCCTACTTTAAAGGGACACATTAAATGGTCACAAACCCCCAAAGAGTTCTTGGaaggacttcaaaaatcaaataagagagatggaggaaaaattatgaaaaaaagattaagagcAATTCCGGGAaatcaagaaaattgtgaaaagaaaattgaccaattggaaaaagaatccaAAAGTTTAAAGAACTAACCAAGTCCTTTAAAACTTGAATTCCCTACTTCTCCAATTCACTTGCAGTGAAAGagtgtgatataatggaaaacccacaaatttacagtAAAGAAtaacttggatttgaattctcaGTGTCAtctattatttgtgtgaccttgtatAAGTCATGTCacatttctttaatttctaaAACCTCTTCTTCCATTACTAAATTTTATAATCTTATAAAACTTCATCAAAAGCCAAAATTGATCAAGCAGTTGTGTACAACCTCTAGTTTAAAAACACaccaacaaaaccaaaaacatcaTTTGAGCTTGtgcatgaaaagttaaaaaacTCTTAACACAACATCAAAATAAAGCAGTAATAAACTTTATTGTTATCtgagctttaaaaaacaaaaaggaaggggGCATATTAAAACATAGCCAGTTCTAAACAGTTCAGATATTTCCTATCACAGAAAATATGTATACAGCCAGTAAAAGTATACATAGTATATTAACATTTATCAATACATTGCACACCAGTTCATTCTAAGTAAGATGAATATACAGAGTCAAGTCCTATAATAACCTTGTTTGTCTTACTATATCAGAACTTTTCTAATGagactgattaaaaaaatattagacTGGATTTTAAACAAAAGTTAAAATTTATATATCCAAATAAGAAATGTTTCCATTTAAAGAGTTGTCTTATGAAGATTACATTATTTCAAGGATACGACAATTGTGGGAATTCCTCTTTTGAAAGTCTTCTGAAACAGACAAAAAGCCTTATAAAATATTCACTTTAGTCAAAAATCATTTGGAGCAAATCAGGAAGGAAAAGTAGATGTTCAAAAGCAAATGatagtgttttcatttttaaaaaattaggtaaATCGAAAAGCAATgagttttcaaatgttttttgttACATCCTCATCACTGGAATAAGTATTTGTGGACTGTTTGGAACCTTGCCTAGAGTGACTAACTTTGAAAGGCAACTCATTTGAATATAAATTCTGATTTTTTCAAGTCTCATTGCACTATTGACTTAATATAGTAAGTAGTTCATGGATTATCCTCTATTTTTAGAAAACataaatttgtttcttcttttgtcatcctAAAAACAATGCAAAACATACTATTACATGCTTACTGAAACTGacaatttatacaaaatatacaaccattatttacaaaatggaaaaaacataGGGACTTGACCTctaatttcatcagtatagggaactcccaggtgaggaagctTCCTCAGGTcaccaccttctctgcaacttatactCTTAAAGAGTTTTCTAGAACACTGGTATGCCAGAACTAATATAAACTGGAGGCATAGAGAGGCTAATTCCAACACATTCAAGATTTTGTCTTACAATTACCTAGTTTGACATCAAATCACCTAtcattccttccccacccccatgtcTACAATGAGTGATCAGAGAACTCATCTTTTCAGTGTAGACATCTTCATAGACATACCAACTTCATAaacataccaggaaactgaaagATCGATCATACAGGTACATCACCTCTCACACATAGCACACTGTTCAGTTTAAAGGTAAGGAGCCAAAAGACACTCCAACCAGCATTACTTCAGGTAAGACTCCACTAACTTCTCCATGGTAACATTATATGcccaaagaaaagtttaaaatgaaaaaaaattgtggcTACAATGCTGATGGTTTGGACACCCATTTTCTTACGCCATCCTTGGCCAATGATACCTGAATTCCTGAGACAAGTTGTTTGTAGCTGGGTAGCTATTTAACATTCTCTCATCATACTAACAAAGAATGTGGCAAGAACCCCAAATAAGGACCTTCCTCACCCTACAGATTGAGACATAAGACAAAGACTCATTAGGGGTCAATCTAAGTCTTACTTCGACGTAACAATGTGTCAATTGGACCATTGCCACGTTGTTCTACCAGTTGTTGACTGGTCTGAAATTTGAGGCCTTGAAAATTAATATGTGCCCCATGCTTTAACAAGATCTCCACAGTCTTTGCATGCCTGCCCCGGGCTGCCAAGTGCAGCGCAGTATGCCCATCCTCATCAAACAGGTTTATGGTGTCTGGAGTAAGGAGTTCCTCCACCACTTCAGAATGCCCATTGGCAGCAGCAAGGTGGAGGGCTGTCTGGTTAAGAGGGCCCCTAACTAAGATATCAGCCTTTTCTTCCATCAACAACTTAGCAGTGGCAAGGTGTCCATTTTGGGAAGCCAAATGGAGGGCAGTATAGCCTTCTGTTGTCACGGCTTCCTTCTCAGCTCCCCGATTGAGAAGCAATCTTGTAGTGCTTGTGTGTCCAGTTTCTGCAGCGATGTGGAGGGGAGTCTGCAAGAGCAGATTTGGAATGTTGACATCTGACTGTAGGTCAATGAGAATTCGTGCCACACGATAATGGCCTCGCTGGGCTGCCAGGTGTAGTGGGGTCCTCCCATCCAGGGTCTGTGCATTCACACTCACACCTGACTGTTTGGCGAGGAGCTTCACAATGGGTAGGTGACCCTGCCATGCAGCATAGTGCAGCGGCATCCAATCATCCTTCCCTTGGAGAGTCACATCAACACCCCTCCTCAGAAGGATGCGCACAATGTTCTCTTGCCCATGCTGACAGGCAACGTGCATAGGAGTCCTCCCCTCAAAATCCACCTCATTAAAGGAGGCATTCTTGTCTAACAGGAGCCTGAGGCTGGATTCATCCCCATTTTGAGCAGCAAAGTGAAGAGCCGTCCACTGATCCTCATCCTTGGCATTGACATTTATCTTCCTGGCCAAAATGAGTTCAATAACATTCTTGACTCTCTTTTCTATGGCCACATGAAGAGGGGTTGAGCCCTTTCTGTTGGTGAGATTGGGGTTGGCATTATTCAGAAGGAGCCATTTGACACATTCTTCCTGACCTGCTTCCACTGCCAAATGGAGAAGGCTGGAATTTCCATCGAGGACCAGGTCAACATCCTGGGGCTGGAGGATCTTCATCAACTTGCTGGTGTCACCAGACATGATTGCTTCTGCAAGCTTTCTCTTCTGGATATCAGTTGTACTAATAtctgggaaagaaagggaaacataGTTTCTTGTCTAGGATCTATTTGTAAATAAGGAAGATTGTATTTTATTACACTCAATCTTTTACCATGTTAAAGGTTCAAAGACAAAAAGCACATAAGGGTTCTCATCTGAGATAGTAAATTATTCTGTTAttttatataaagataaaatttagTTATCTCATCTTTTTCTATAGCAATTTATGATTTagaagtactttcctcacaaaacCCTTCTGAGGTGGGTGATATTTTTACCTCCAACTTATTTACAGAGGAATAAACAAGTTTAGAGAAATAGGTGACTTACTCAGGGCCATTATAACCAGTAAATGGCAGGAATTGAACTCACGTCTTTTGACTCTAATagtaatagctagaatttatatagtgcattaaggtttgcaaaattctgTACATCTTTTATATCATTTGAtataattctgtgaggtaggtgatactATGATggccatttatagatgaggaaactaaggctaagaggTTTAGTGATATTCAGAGTcttgcagctagtaaatgtctgagggtttttactttttttatttttttaattctttttaattccaggtccagtactacACCTCCAAGACCAGTGCATTATATTACATTTCATAATCTCTGCCCTTAGGGAATTTACTGTAGGATATGAAATGATCATAAATAACTGATATAAGGTAAAACATGATAAGAATATTAGGGAGAAATAAGCAAGGGGCTACATGAGAGTGAGAATACGGGAAGGGAGAAAGTGAtggcttcttgtaggaggtaaTGTGGTTTAAAACCTAATTTAAATTGATATTCAGTCTTCCATTTaaacaaaagtatttttaaagcaaGATTTTCTAGACAGGTTGAAGACAAAGGATCCAAAGAAAGATAAGTCACAAAcaataaatttaacatttaaaagtTTGATTCTGCAATATGGGCAAAGGACACTCACTCTCTAAAGCTAAAAAATGCCATTGTAAAAGCTCAAGGTCAACCTTGAAGAGGGGACCTTTCTCCTCTTCAAGGGTACAAAATAACAGAAGTCTATGAAATGACCTCcattccccccccctttttttttttttgcaaataacaGGTCTCCCATTTCAGTAAAAAACTACCCAATATTGCCTTACAATTTAAGGTTTATATTTATGTTGAATTCAAGATTTAACCCAGTTttcttgaactcatgaagattccCATCCCTCAAATTTTTAAGAGAATTCTACTCACCACTTCTTCTACCACACACACAATTGATTTTACTCTACTGACAAATTATGCTTTTTACCCTCAAGAATATGATTTAGTAAGATAAGAATTATACATAAATAAACATGACACAAATTAGACTATGTAATACTGCTTGCAAAGTCAAAGATCAGATGAAAGCAAGATCATTTCCAATGGGAAGAAATTtggaaggcttcatgaaagaaGGAGGGGCATGTAAAACCAGGTTTGACTTTTAGGAATAGCGTTCTGAATTGAATCAAAGACTTTAAGTGATCACATACAAAGATGATATGGAAGGTCAAGGTTTAGTTATAAAAAATGCATTCTCAAACTCATCTAGGGCACTTAGAGGGTCTCAAAAATTTAGCCTATCTTCTTTTTCATGTACTCTATGATCCAAatcttcctccatgaagccttgaTCTCCCATTGGAAATTATCCTTCATATGATCTAAGACTTTATGatttgtataatttatttatgtaCACAGCTTATCATATTAGATTATAAGCCTCTTGAGGATAAGGACCATAGTTTGCCTTTGAATCTCTCTAAGCACTTACCAAATAGTATGTTGTACACATGAGActattattaagtatttattatttgtcatttattaaatgtaattgcATGTTGAATATCACTGTGATACACAAATCTTCTGAGTTCCTTCACAATTTAACCCCAGctttacttttccattttcttacaTGGGCCCAGCATTCCAAATAAACTTGTCTACCTTTGCACTGTTTGCCAAAATGGGATAAATCCACAGAATTCTTTGCACATTGTCTTGTTGCGTCATCTCTACCTGTTGAAGCCCAATTTTCACGATACCTTCTCTCAACCTCTAAACTCAGGCAGAAGTGATTTCTATAATTATATTCAGATATTAAATAACAGACTCATCAAGGATATGAaccatatttttcaaatatttgttgactgcaTAGGATACCATTATAAATTAGGTGGATGGGAGGAATGGTAAAAAATAATTGCACATTTTGTTGTAAATATCTAGTTATTAAATGTTATGCTTTGTAGTTCACAGACTACTCATCATTCTGGATCTATAACTGTTCCCTAACCATTATGTTTCAGTCTCCCAGACAATGTGTGTATAACTTACCACTTGTTGAATTCTCTCGTTcgaaagagagagatagggatCCTCTGGAAGAAAAGGCTGAATCTACTGAAGATACACCAGAAAGTCTTTTGCCACTGCTAGAAGACACAAGTTTAGATTCAGAGGAACTACGACTCAGCTCTTCTGAGTGTTTTATAGTCTGAGAAATTCCAGAATCCAACTGGGATAGTAACTCTGAAAGGCTGTAGTCTTTATCGAATGTTGGTGTAGATGCACCCTTAAATTGAGCTGGTATAGACAttacctattttaaaaaagagggagaaaaaaataaataaaaggtcaattttcccatctgtttgCTCTAGCCCTCTCACATAAATGTGTAAAAACCATAAGGAATTACTAGAGGGACAAGGAAGGCAAAGACCATGATACCATAGACTGGAGAGGCGAATGCTTTGATTCACTTCTAAGGAATCATTATCACTATGTTttgttaaaatttaat
Proteins encoded:
- the RIPK4 gene encoding receptor-interacting serine/threonine-protein kinase 4 isoform X1 — encoded protein: MEKENSSPWEMGLLRTFDSNEFISWEKIGSGGFGQVYKVRHIHWKTWLAIKCSPSLHVDEKERIELLEEAKKMEMAKFRYILPVYGICRDPVGLVMEYMETGSLEKLLASEPLPWELRFRIIHETAVGMNFLHCMSPPLLHLDLKPANILLDAHYHVKISDFGLAKCNGLSHSQDLSIDGLFGTIAYLPPERIKEKSRFFDIKHDVYSFAIVIWGVLTQKKPFADEKNILHIMVKVVKGHRLELPPISKSRPRACSNLIRLMQKCWQDDPQSRPSFQEITAETEDLCEKPDDEIKETVQDLDLKKPQELKTEVMSIPAQFKGASTPTFDKDYSLSELLSQLDSGISQTIKHSEELSRSSSESKLVSSSSGKRLSGVSSVDSAFSSRGSLSLSFERENSTSDISTTDIQKRKLAEAIMSGDTSKLMKILQPQDVDLVLDGNSSLLHLAVEAGQEECVKWLLLNNANPNLTNRKGSTPLHVAIEKRVKNVIELILARKINVNAKDEDQWTALHFAAQNGDESSLRLLLDKNASFNEVDFEGRTPMHVACQHGQENIVRILLRRGVDVTLQGKDDWMPLHYAAWQGHLPIVKLLAKQSGVSVNAQTLDGRTPLHLAAQRGHYRVARILIDLQSDVNIPNLLLQTPLHIAAETGHTSTTRLLLNRGAEKEAVTTEGYTALHLASQNGHLATAKLLMEEKADILVRGPLNQTALHLAAANGHSEVVEELLTPDTINLFDEDGHTALHLAARGRHAKTVEILLKHGAHINFQGLKFQTSQQLVEQRGNGPIDTLLRRSKT
- the RIPK4 gene encoding receptor-interacting serine/threonine-protein kinase 4 isoform X2 codes for the protein MTKYKKISDFGLAKCNGLSHSQDLSIDGLFGTIAYLPPERIKEKSRFFDIKHDVYSFAIVIWGVLTQKKPFADEKNILHIMVKVVKGHRLELPPISKSRPRACSNLIRLMQKCWQDDPQSRPSFQEITAETEDLCEKPDDEIKETVQDLDLKKPQELKTEVMSIPAQFKGASTPTFDKDYSLSELLSQLDSGISQTIKHSEELSRSSSESKLVSSSSGKRLSGVSSVDSAFSSRGSLSLSFERENSTSDISTTDIQKRKLAEAIMSGDTSKLMKILQPQDVDLVLDGNSSLLHLAVEAGQEECVKWLLLNNANPNLTNRKGSTPLHVAIEKRVKNVIELILARKINVNAKDEDQWTALHFAAQNGDESSLRLLLDKNASFNEVDFEGRTPMHVACQHGQENIVRILLRRGVDVTLQGKDDWMPLHYAAWQGHLPIVKLLAKQSGVSVNAQTLDGRTPLHLAAQRGHYRVARILIDLQSDVNIPNLLLQTPLHIAAETGHTSTTRLLLNRGAEKEAVTTEGYTALHLASQNGHLATAKLLMEEKADILVRGPLNQTALHLAAANGHSEVVEELLTPDTINLFDEDGHTALHLAARGRHAKTVEILLKHGAHINFQGLKFQTSQQLVEQRGNGPIDTLLRRSKT